Within the Nyctibius grandis isolate bNycGra1 chromosome 4, bNycGra1.pri, whole genome shotgun sequence genome, the region AGGCACGTCAAGGGACTACTCCGAAGCTCCGTTTCCAGTTGCCAGTGCCCTTGTGCACCCCCTGTCCAGTGACGCCCCCCGAGTTCTAGGActgagtgattctgtgtgagCTGTTCCCTTTGAGGAACGTGAGCGTCAGAGAGAAGCAGGGGGTCAGCCAGAGCACACTGCTCCAAGGCACAGCTTTTAttacctttttcctttcattaccTTAAGTTTTTCCATTTGCTAAACACCTCTGAAATGTGTAAACCTCTCCTTTTACTGCCATCTTCACGTACTTCTTACTACTTCTCTGGTCATTATGTCCCAGCTTGGTATGCTTTCACAGCTGCCTGACATTGCATCTTCTACTCATGCACTTCTTGTAGCTTAAAGAAATGGTTCTTTTGAAGTGTAACTATTTTACTGATACATTAAGCACTTTCTGAAGATGTGACTTTGTTACTCGCTCTATGGAACTGGAATGACACAAATTTGCAGCAGTGGTGGAAGTGACCAAGAAGAAAGTACGTACTTACATCACCAACTTGAGTCGaattgtaaaatatattaaatggtttctttttcctttgcaattaGTTGTGAGATTAAAAGTCCTATCTCCAATGGAACCGAGCATTGTAGAACTATAGTTCATACATACAACTCCTAATGTCACTGCTCCTTAAAAAATTCTCAACTAgtgagaaaagcagagaaggaaaacttgACACATTCAGCAACCCCACAAGTAGAAAGCACCTCCTCAATAACTATCCATTCTTCTATGGAGAGAAGTGTATTAGACAAGAAGGAATTGGGAGTCAGAATTAGGCCTCAGagaaaacaggtaaaaaaaatctacctttttttttaaatttaaacttacCCTAGTCCAATGGCAAGCAGatgagaaagaagcaaagatggaagaaaaacctTCCAGAATTCCGCTGAGAAGATCCCCCCTTTCTTCATCACGCTGGTATTCCTCATGCTGAGAGTAGCTGTGCGCCGGGGACGTTTGAAGAGGAACTCCCTGGTTTTGAGGAAGCAAACACAGTCACAACATTAACAGATACTCAGACCTGTGGAAGTAAAAGCTGCGTCCGAGCCCACCCAGGAACACCGCCAGCACTCACTTGGGGGGGATGTTCTCTGGCCGGCTGGACCAGTCCCACATCCAGTCTGCGTTCTTCTTCAGCAGCCTTTCTACTTCTTTCCTCCGCTCAAGAAAATCTTCTTCAGACTAAAACAAAGAGCCGTTACCAAACAGTAGCAAGAACTAGGACAGGTGGGAAGTTAGTACTGCAGAACAAAGCTCCTGCTCTGCATCTAAGCCCCTATGCTAGACCACCTCTGCAGCTCACTGCTCCTGTATGGACTCGCCGTATCACATCTACTGAGGGATTTACACCCCAGATAAAGACAGGGGGATGAGGGAGATCTGTCTTCAGAGCAGGATGTGAATGGACAAGACCATATCCAGACCCATATTTGCTTAAGTAAAGACTACCCTGGAAATAAAACGCCAGAGCCCTGCACTTAACCCTTACACCCAGGACCTGACACTATCTCCAGTTCAACATCCAACTGACGTTTGGCACAAGAGACTTTCTGCCTGCATTCCAAACCAGACAGATGTCATACTTGTCTGAAGAGCCTTGACCAAGCTCATACAAGCCAAGTGAAACTAATTCCAGTCTCACAAAGCTACCTGGCTGTTGGGCCAGGATTGGGAGTACCAGTGAAGTGGGCCCAGGTCTGTCTGCACAcatctctgcagaaaaaaaacaccccaaacccaccGTGGCTTTGTGTCCAAGTGAATTACAGCACAGATGCTGAGTAAGAGTACAGTTTCTTGCTTAATACATGGGCACTAAACGGAGCCAAGGTCTTGTGATAAAAATAGTATCTCATCATAGAGctaaaaaaaacacctgcaaGTCAGATACAAACACACAGAGCCTGATTCTGCAAAGATGATTCCAAGTCACTAAGTCATTTAAGTCTCTACATCAGCAGCCTCACCTCTTGTTTCCTAATGCTTAGGAAAGAGTTAAGAAATTCTTTCTCCCAAAGCAAGGTGAGATTCTTACCTGAAAGCTATTCTTTTCTCCACTGCTGTGACTCCCTATTTCCAAAGCTCTGTGACTGTCCTGAGGCGTCTGGGAACGAGGAGGGCTTGATAAAGAGAAGTGCAGATAAGAAAGAGCTCATTAAATTTTTTATGATATCATTTATGGCGTGCAGTAAAAGCCAGTCAACAATGCTTACATGCACAGTGCTCCCAAAGAGCTACAGTGCCCTGACAGAACCTAAGAGATTCATCTGTCAATGGGTGATATCATCATATTCAATTAATCTTTGATTTTTCCAACCATCTGCCCAGCAGCTCGATGCACACAGCTGGtttccagcagagcagaggtaCGCCTGTGAGGCTGTGTGATTTGGCCCATCCTACCTACTAACAACGGGCAGCAAATGAATAAAAGTGGAGTTTGGTTTGAACTCAAACCTAGCCAGATGAGACTAGGAAGTTCTGCATCCTGCTGTCTATTTtgggtcctttttttttttttaaataaactttagGCTGAAGACTTCACAGCCCatcaaaaaaatgaattaataacaCTGACTGACAATTTGCATCCCATGTAAGTTGTCTGTTGTGTTCTACTCCTAGAAATCTGTTATGTTTTGTAAACTAGATATAGGACAACTCTTCAGCAACTACCTAAGAACTATTAACTGCTGTGCCTCATTACACAACCCAAGGTGCTTTTTATCACCTTTCTCTGACATTCCTGTTCcaggcagcagtgctggaagCTCTGAAGAACAGCACTGACACTGCTTGCATGAGGACTGACCCTTCAGACTGACAGCCCCACACGGCTCCAGAGCACTTTATTCACCAGAACAGGGCTGCAGCTGGTACACCAGCAAGAaagttcagctgctgctgctggactaATTTATCAGGATGCACTCAAACCCCATGATGGCATCTTCATGAGATGTGAGGAGTCTTCTAGAGTCCTCTCCCCTGTAACTTCTGGTTTCAGCACGGGCTTCTACCAAGCATTACTCTAGTATTTAAATACCAGTCTTTTAAATATGaagttttcctctctctgcatGTGTGTATAAGCATGTGCACATGTATATACACATCTTTGCCTCTTGTACCTAAAAATGGCTTTGTGTAACAGCAACCCTCACCTGGCTTACGACAAAGCATGTTGTTTACCTGTCGCAGTGTGAACTTTCTCTTGAACTGCTTCTTCCAGATTCGTGCTGAGCATCAAGGAGTATTTTCTCCATGTCACCATTGTGAATGGAAATGGAGGCAGGTACTTGTTCTTGGCCCGCCGGGGTGCCAGTGCTTCCACCGCCGTTTCCATTGCTGCTGAAGTGGAGTTCCACCCAGGAACCTGCTTGGCACAATGGAAAACAGAACCAGAATGAAGCCAGTGCTTCTGTGTAAAGGGCATGTAAAATATGAGCTTTGATCCTCCCCAGCACGACACGCAGAAGTACCAGCACTGACATCTCGGTTAATAAACACGATGCGATGCCAAAACGGGGGGGTGCTTTTGTGAGCGAGCACCGAAAAGAAGCTGGTCAGTACATTGTGTCcccttctgcagctgaagaTCTTTTATTCTGGGATATGGTTTTTATTGTTCAACATAGGTGGTGgccaaataaaataatctcaAGGACTTTCTCTGCCAAagtttatttattcatttattgaaaatattttaggcTCCAGACTCCACTAACTGTGTTTTGCTCAGCCTTTTTTCAGTGAGCATTTTTAGGTGTTACTCTTAAGCACCAGAGGATATGTGGCAACGATCAGATCATGTGTTTGCTACTTGCAGTATATTTAACACCGAGAGTCACGtggagctttgtttttttaagagtgtGCTGAACAACAACCCTCTCCTGGGCTAGCAGTAACCAACGCACTAAAGGACCTGCATCTGTTGTCTCGTTTCTAAAGCAGCTCAAGGGACAGATAAGATTTAAGTTAGGTGAGTGCCAGTGGAATTCACCTATGTACATGTTTATGGGTGTAAACAGCAGCAGTCAGATGTACTGTGCCCACCCTAGAGCAGTTTATAGGAAATAAAGGATGGCTAAGGCACAGGCAAGGACAGGGAGAGACACCCCAGTGGTGCTGGACCCTTCCTGCTCCagagggagaggctggggcagagctcaGAAGTAAGCCCCGTTCTGAGAACAGCAGAAGGGATAAAGGAGCAGTTTTCAAGGTGTGCAGAAGGGGAGAAGCCAATGCAGAGACCTAGTGGGACATATAACCATCAAACGCAGACAGATATTCTGGGTGTGAAGAGATTCATGTATGTGACGGttcacaaatgaaattaaaacagcaaTAAGCCAAACTGCTTAATCTGCATCAACACCATTAATATCTCTCCTCTGAAAAGCCAGAGgaccacaaaatattttgaacagaAACACACTGGGTTGCCAAGTgtggaagaaacatttttctggaTAACCCCTTTTACTTCATAACTGGTTTGTTGGTTTGCTTGGTCcatggcttttttcccctccatgtgACCGTAACATGGTATGTGTCTGGGTTTGTGCCCAGACAAACTTTTCCCTACTCTTTCCCCCCAAATTTATGAAAGCCCAAGTTGTTACCAAAGAGTGATCACAACCACTTAAGTTTAAATTAAGACACCTTGAGCATCCTAGCCTACCTGTCCTGGCTCCTCAGCACATACCACCTTGCTTCAGCTCCTCTACTTAGGAAGGCAGAACAACTCCGTGCTGTGGGGACTGCACTACAGTGATCTGTCTACGTGGTCAGAAgctattttcttcagtaaagaTGTGCACTCTTTGAGGCACGCTCACGTTTCAGCAATCATCAGCATCACAGGCGAACATAACTCCTTCCCACAGCAAGCTCACACTACCTACTGGAATCTTACTGGGTACAGCACAGTGAATGTATCACAAAGCACGGAGAAGATGAAGATTATAACAGAAGGATTATAACAGAAGGATCACAGTGCATGTTttacacatttccttttttttttccttttacacatttcctttttttttcctttcacacagCCCAGAATAAGGTTGTGCCAGTGCACCAGGAATGTATTGTTATATTACCATTTAAAGATAAACGAGCCTGTATTTTTATGAAGTTGGAAATATAAACAGATAAGAGCACGTGTGATGCGGCAATGCAAACTGAACAGACTGAGTCATGGGGAAGGATTTTGAAGAGAATGATCCTATACGATACTCCAGTCCAGGAGTACAGATCAGCACTGAAAAGGCACTCAATCAGCTctgaaaaatcttaatttcttaaCACATGGCTTTcaaaagtggaaataaaaaagcaaaattacataGAAAGTCGGGAACGCCTCCTTAAATTGCTAAAATCACCGTGTAAATCCCACAATTTAATGTGTGTTGCCCACAGACCTGTCCCTTGTGAGGGAAATTCCGTTCCGACCGTTGCTAAACGCACAATCCACGCGATCGACCCCGCTCTCTCCTCAGAGGCACGTCCCAAACTGCCCAGAGACGGTTTAAAGACGAGGAAGGATTTATATCACCCCAGCGCCCAAGTCTCACGAGGGTCTGTATTAATCCAGCCGCACTCGGTGGCTCGGCCACACAACCCCGGTATCGCGGCTGTTAAACCCGACCCGGCCCCCCTGTCCCTGCGCTGAGGCAGCTCGGCCGTACGGGCCGGTACCGCCGGGCCGCGGCCCCCCCCGGGCAGGCACCGGCCGCCGAGCGCCCCGCAGGCCCCGTCCCTGCCGGGGAGCCCTCGGGGCCGCTCGGGCACACGAAGGCACCGCGCTCCCGGCGCCTTCACGGCTGCGAGACGCTGCCCCGCGGCTTCGCCCTCGGGCGGAGCGAGGTGAAACCCGACGGCGAGGTGAAACCCGACCGCCCCGGAGCGCCCGtgccccggcagcggcggcgcaACCGCCCGCCTCAGCGCCGAGGGAAGGACGGCGGACACCGACACcgcccccgggcccggcccgccctGCCCGCGGCCCCCCGCCCTTACCCTGCAAGTTCTCCTCCTGCGGGCTGTGCCGCGACATGGCGCGGCCTgcgctgccccgccgccgcggagcCACACGCCGGGCCGGGGGTGCTGCGGCCGCCGCCGAGCGCGCACTGACCGCCgccgcgcgccgccgccgctgctaCCGGGGGAGCGAGCCGCCGTGACGTCAGCGGCCGCCCCGTTCGCATTGGCCGTtacggcggggcgggggggcggagTCGGGCGGGTCGCGCGCTCCCTCACGCTCCCGCGGGCGGCGTTGAAGGCCCTCAGGGGCCATCACGGTCCCTCACGGTGCCGCGGGGTCCCTCATGTTCCCTCATGGTCCCTCAGGGTCCCTCAGGGTCCCTCACGATGCCCCACAGTCCCTCAGGGTCCCTCATGCTCTCTCATGGTCCCTCACAGGGCCTCAGGGTCCCTCATGTTCTCTAATGGTCCCTCACGGTCCCTCATGATGCCTCACAGTCCCTCACGGTCCTTCAGGGTCCCTCATGCTCTCTCATGGTCCCTCACGGTCCCTCATGATGCCTCACGGTCCCTCATGATGCCCCACAGTCCCTCAGGGTCCCTCATGCTCTCTCATGGTCCCTCACAGGGCCTCAGGGTCCCTCAGGGTCCCTCATGCTCTCTCATGGTCCCTCACAGGGCCTCAGGGTCCCTCAGGGTCCCTCATGCTCTCTCATGGTCCCTCACGGTCCCTCATGATGCCTCACGGTCCCTCAGGGTCCCTCATGCTCTCTCATGGTCCCTCACGGTCCCTCAGGGTCCCTCATGCTCTCTCATGGTCCCTCACGGTCCCTCATGATGCCTCACGGTCCTTCAGGGTCCCTCGTGTTCTCTCATGGTCCCTCAAGGCCCCTCAGGGTCTCTCACGTTCCCTCACACACCATCACGGCAGCAGCCGTTGGGGAAGGTTAGCTGCGGATCAGAGGATCCCCCaagcctccagcagcagcaggagaggtcCCATGCTGGCCTCCAGCTGAAGAACAAGGTAATTTCCTCAAAGAATTCCTCATTTTCCTGCTCCGTACCCGCTCAGCGCTGTGCACGGCCTGTACGCTGCACACCCGTGTCCTGCAGCATGTTTCCTGCTCGTGTTTGGTAAGTAATACCGCGCTTCTTACATAAAGTTATGCAGCACAAATAGAAACCTGTGCTTGGATTCCAAGGGAAACCGTGTCTGATTGCAAAAGCAGAAGTGCTGGCCTCAAAACCAGTCTCTGACAGCTCTCGTAATGGCACAGGGCCTTGAAATAGATAATAATtaattctgtctcttttttaatgttgattAAGGTTGTAATGCCATCCAAGTAGACAGTGAGGCCTCTCCAAATAGAAAACCACTCAGTAAAGACGTGTGTTGCCATTTGAAAGCAGATACTGATTTACTGCTGGGAATTTATAAggacaaatacataaaaatattattttatttagccAGAGGACGGGCATTTTCTCTAGgctgaaattgtttttctttgtgcctTTCTGCAGTAGAAACCCATGTAAAATATATCTTCTAGTAAAGTGAGTTACTGTAATAGTAAGGAGTATTAACCTACGCCCTTCCCAGAAAGACAAGGTCAGGATTTTATTAATAACTGCATTATACTCAGTGCAGCCAATGGATTATTGGACAAGTGGAGCAATGGTTTGGCCCGTGAAGACGTTTTCAGGGTCAGTTCTCTAGGTTTTAGTCCATCCTTAACACACCATTTTTCTACACCTCTGTCCCAGCCCCCTGGGACGAACAGAGAGCTTTAGGTAGGACCTTCTCTGTACTTCTTCCCTagcacagccccagggcagcTCGCCAGACCAGCCCACCAGCCATGAGGCCTGCCCTGGCAGCTGCACATCTGGGCACAGCTGGAGGGCTGCTGTGctgccaggcaggcaggcaggcagcaatgAGAGGTGGGACACGGCGTGCGTCCAGCCACTTCACAGACCAGCCTTTCCAAGCACGCCAGTGCCTAAATTGTCTTCTGTTATGCCTGACCACAGGAAATCTGATGagaaatttgtatttaatttgcaTGATTAAAAATCAGTTCTGTTCTACTAAAGCACTTGGGGGAAAACTGTCCTTAGCAgaacaaaatgcaatttttaatgGAATAACTGTTCAAGAAGCAAGTTCGTTATGTTTATGCGTGTATTTATTATATCCTCACGTGCCAGGCCCGATGGGTGGGCGCGGGCATGGCTCTGGAAGCCGGAGGCTGCCTGGGGTTCAGTGCTCATCCCGtagctctctgctgctctcagctgtCAGCATCCCCTCTCTGCACCTCGCTCTGACAAGGACATCCAGGCAGCCTCCAACAGAAAGAAGAGCAAGTTTGCTGTTCGGGAATGTGTTAGTTTTCTCCCTGCTACGCCTGTAATTAAGTCTGCAGCAGCAAATTTTTTACCATTAATTTAAGATGGCCAAAGTTAGAGCAGACTCTGACCCATGGCTTGCAATACTGATTATTTCTCAAAAAGTCAGAGAAGTGTTGACAGAAAAAATTCCTgacaatttaattttaacacTTCAGTGTTTACTATCCAAATTATACCTTTCCTTGCAATTTATGacattgtttcttttaatgtaactgattttttttaattcaaaccCCTTGTCTGTGATGTTTAGGGTAACCAATACTGCAAAATCATAAATGCCCATTCAGAGGTTAGACATAGTGCCCTTTCCCTGGTGTTTTGTTGTTATAACTTTGCACCATTGTGacaaggatgcagggaaacaaggatgcagggctgcaggctgcaaaccaccttgcccTCTGCGGAGCAGGGGCGGGGGCCCGGCCAGGGTCCCTGTTTCGGGAGGCAGTGGGGTTTGCTTGGGGCTTCGGGAAGGGGACAGCCCccacaccccccgccccgccgccgctcgcacGCGTGCAGCAGGCGCCTCTGCTGTGTCTCATGCTGGGTGAGCTGAACCCCTTCAAAAACTAGTTTCAGGAGGAAACTTCTGTGATCCTTTGGTGTGAACTAGGCCTATGCAGACAGGTACGGGGgcaccctgcaccccccagGCAGGGCATGGGAGGGGTGCTCACAGCAGGGGCACAGCAGGGATGCGGGCAGCTGTGGGGGCAGATGCCCTGATTCTGCAAGGGACCACGGGCAGGGGCTCCCGTGGGTGGCTTAGAAGAAAGGGAGCGAAAGGGCTTTTGCTAAGTCCCCAAGTCCCCTCCATCGAGGCAGATCTGGGTGTCACTGCCCTGGGGGCACAGCACCCCGTGGCACGCAGTGGGAAGAGgctcttctgctcttctcttcttcttctgtcaATCTCGACGCTGTTCTAGTACGGAAGCCTGAAGGAAAGGGTGCGCCTTGGCGTGAGCAGCGTGTTGCTCACAGGGTACCCGTGTTCTGCTGAGCAAGATTTTTAGTAAACTAGATGACAAATGTAAAACTGTTCTCAGAAGGCTTCTGACTGCTACatttttaattaccttttcCAAGCCATAGTATTCCTTCACGTTGACTTAAACtatcttaaaataaagaaataaaatctggcAAGAGGTATTTTGTCAGATATGATCTTGAAATGGTACAAGACAACTCTTACTTGAGTGGAGATATTTAAAGTTAGTTAAAAACACCGGCACAGATGTGACTGTCCATTCCCGAACAGTCCTACACCAGTGCTGTGCAGCCCTACAGTGTAAGATGATTTTTGCCTGTCATCTAAAAGGTTTATTCTAGTCACCCATCACTCGTGTATTTTCCTGGGAAAGGTCATAGACAAAGTAGACTGAAAAAGTTGGAAAGCTTGGTTTCAAAAATGCTCACTTTTAGTGACAGCCAGAAAGGTGACAAGTCAATGTGATTTTGATAATTATCTTTAATAGGACACAATTCAAAACCTGCTCTCTATCCCAAGTCTGTCTtctccaaatgttttttttcctgcagcagtcAGTCTTCAGATACTTTCTTCCATCACTGAGTTCTATCCAGGTTGATTTCTAGGCTCATTCAATAGCTAAGTCAAAGCAAGCATCAGAACTTAATATTCTGCCTATGCAGAACTCTTCAGCATTTCCTCAGCTGCACAgttcatcctcctcttcctcccagcttTCACCCCTCCCATTGTGTTAGTGGCCTTCCACCAAAGAGgcaagaaaaatacttctcCACTTCTCCCAAGCCTGAGGGTTGTGTCCTCACGTCATGGCTTGACTGCTCCCTCTTGGCAGCAGCCTTTCACTACCACCTGCAAACGTGATGCAGGGCCAACCAGCCTGACTCTCATCTCTCCtatatctcttttcctttgactgctctgacttcagcagagtCCTTCCTTCCACCATCACAAAACAACATGTTGGGTCACTTGTGAGAAAACGGTCCTGGCATAGcttcctgtcctggtttcctaGGGATGAAATTTATAGGATCAAGTTTCTGTTCCATggtgtttcagtgtgtggccagccacggtgatcaaggccatcagcagttaaacccagggcagctgccccaggctgccccacaggtgtgttctgtaacattaacatcgagttcactataaaagggaggggtgggaggggtttttttttttgtttctgtcttctctATGCTTTGTATTCTCGATGATTGCTGTTCCTGGAGCATCTTGCCAGtactctgtagctaagtatgaGGTTGTGTGGTTTGTATTAtcgttgatattggtttctttatttcattaaatctgtttaacccatgagtctcccttctttttcccaattccttccttggttggggaaggggcactgggtgagagagcaactgtttCTTGTTTAGCCCTGTGTGAAGGCTGAACGAAGACACTGCTGTAAGGCCCGTGAGCAGCTCTGCTTTAATGGGACTTCCCTTGAGCACTGTGATCTGGGGGCTCAGGCTGGGGGCTAGGACTTTGAGAAGGAACAAGTTCCCCAAGTTGACACCTCCAAGGAAGGCCCTGTTCAGTCTTTCGGGTTGGTGGCAGTTCCAGCTGCGTACCAAAGATTTACATTGTTAATTAAGCCAGCAATGGCTTAATTATTAACCTTCCTGGCTGCCTCTGGAAATCAAACCAGTGTGTATATTTTCATGCTGTGTGTTTCTTGGAATGGGTTCATCATTAACTACCAAAGTGTTCTGTGGTACTCATTGCTGAGCTGTTCATGCTTATCCAGGCTGTTGACATAAGGAGGTCTAATAGATACACAGCCTTTTGGTTTGACTTCTTTATATCtgagatttaaaaatcaaaacaatctTGACACAGTGAATTTAATGACCTGATTTAATATACAGGGTAAAGAAGGAGAGGAGTTAGGGGTTAGGTCAACACATGATAATCATACCTGTGTCTTCTGTTTGGGCCAGtcttgttgttttttctgaGATTTGATTTACTCAAGTTTAATTTATGAGCGTGCATCACTGTTTCTTGCATATGCTTGTCTCTTTTCTATGTGTTATTTATTTCATACAGCAATTTCTGATGGCCTGATGACAAAAATCTGACCGTTAGTATCATTCATTCCTTACAGAATCATCAATTGGCTTTGCAGCCTGGACAGGTGCAGGAAACAGGACTCACGGACTGTAAGTAGGACTTGATTTATTTTAGATATGCAAATGGCTGCTCTACCCTTAGGACTCAGAAATATCATTCTATTATATCTCAAAGATGCTCATAGAACCAGGTCTGACATTAGAAATGCAGATGGAAGCTTACCTGAAAGACAAGCAAAGAAGGGTGCTCTCGGGACACCTTTTTTCTGGCTGTAGCCCAGAGGTGGTGTTGCTCTGCTCCAGAGCATGAGGTGCAAAGCCATTTCCTTCAGAACAGGGTCTGGATTGAACGTGGCTGTCTATTGCTCCTGCCCTCTGCTTATTTTTGCAGTGTCTCTGGCTGTCAAAGCATTGCTTAGTACCCTTTATCTCAAGATCTCATCGCAGTATTTTCTTGACTGGGAAGGTTTCCTTTTGTTCCATTTGgagagtacaaaaaaaaaagctgcctcTGGCATAACCACTGCAATCCCAGGGCTTTGCTGTGCATTTGGTACAGTGCCTTTCACATTTATCTCCAGCAATCACTGAGtaaaaggctgaggaaaaaaatcctgcccaGTTTCTGTAGATAGCTGTGCAGAGTGCTGCGTGTAAACTCACCTGGCTGACCTGCTGCTCTGTAGTACAGATAAATTGTAAGTAGTGTACTGAGATAGCTGGAGAAGGCAGAAATCagaatgtttaaaacaaaaaccccacggCTTCTGGTGTGAATCAGAAAAGTGGAGCATAAAAAATTTTTCAGCTCTTATTTACTTGCTAACTGCAGGTTTTTAAAGATCattaacatttttgttctgcGTGATAAAGCACTGTGCAGTGGAGTGCTCTGGAGAAGCCTGCGGTGGATATAGCTCAGTAAATGGCACTTGCCAGAAGAATGCGTTTCCCCCAGCACTTgccagctgaaaaacaaaacctgattcTTTCAGTGCTGTAAACTAACGAGGCCTCTTGCTTTACATCACTTACAACACTGCTTtcaatgttatttatttacaaactCCCACAAAATGTTGCAATTCAActctaaaaatagaaaatagttttatttatcCAACATTTCAAAAGCTATTGTTTGCACAGCTCTGGTCAGAGCCACAGCCAGCCCTTGCATCTTGAGGGGGACGGTTCCTGGGTTAAACTGGGGAACTGGCTGGAGTAGGGGTGGTTTGGTGGCTGCTCATCATGGAGTTGGCTGAGCTGTAGCGAGGGgagctcattttaaaaagtatttgtgtgataaagaagcaaggaaaagtGCTGGGGATTTGTCAAAGACTGATTTCTGGAGTTGGCAGTGCACCTTTGCCTCTGTTTGCCACTAAATTCAGTAGCTCTGTGTTTGTAGAAGGAGGCACTGATCCTGCACTGTCTCTTGCATACTGGTGTATTCCCACAGACTGCCTTCAGTGGGATGCCAAGGAGGCAGAAAGTTTCGGATAAGCAGCCAGGACTGGGGCTTAGGAACAACCACCCCTGTAACAGAGGAGTCTGTACCTGTAACAGTCCTCTGTCACATCATGCAGCACAGTGTGgatggacagaaaaaaaggaaaatttgagTCTGTGACTTTGATAGCAAAACCCAAAGAGATTCTGTTCTTGCAGCTTCCTATCACTAGAAACGTTGgcatatttttgtctttctagGTGTTTCTACAAAGTAAATAGAAATGTTGTTCTAATGGATTTGTCAAAGTGCCACCACATGTCCTTTGTCAAAGGGTAATTAAACTGCAGAGCAGGGGGAGAGGACGTGAGAAATACAGCAGTGGTTAACCACAAAAATAGGAACAGGTTTCTAGGAATCTGGTTAGAAGTCACACACGTTTCTT harbors:
- the BNIP3 gene encoding BCL2/adenovirus E1B 19 kDa protein-interacting protein 3; the encoded protein is MSRHSPQEENLQGSWVELHFSSNGNGGGSTGTPAGQEQVPASISIHNGDMEKILLDAQHESGRSSSRESSHCDSPPRSQTPQDSHRALEIGSHSSGEKNSFQSEEDFLERRKEVERLLKKNADWMWDWSSRPENIPPKEFLFKRPRRTATLSMRNTSVMKKGGIFSAEFWKVFLPSLLLSHLLAIGLGIYIGRRLTTTASSSTF